One stretch of Actinacidiphila sp. DG2A-62 DNA includes these proteins:
- a CDS encoding nucleotidyltransferase: MDEAVGALLDRFLAGLRAVEPAVGLVALWLHGSLALGDFQAGRSDLDLIAVVDPAAAGADPRGPGAEPRSARQGLDAAQKRALAAMHARFDAEEPLAAKLHCSYVATGVIGEQEIGHPTWAHRSWFSRPVTAVTRRELLTGDRSLYGPPPGALLPAVSDAELAAFVRADLRTFWLPATRRPVRWLQDVWADAGPLTVARATVTLQDGRLITKGEALDVLLRIGAPPRLVADIRGRRYGRPLPLSAAGRVRRAQTVRTFTRSRIRAALALGEA; the protein is encoded by the coding sequence GGTGGAGCCCGCGGTGGGACTGGTCGCGCTGTGGCTGCACGGGTCGCTCGCGCTGGGCGACTTCCAGGCGGGACGCAGCGACCTCGACCTGATCGCGGTGGTCGATCCGGCGGCAGCGGGGGCCGACCCGCGAGGACCGGGCGCCGAGCCCCGGTCCGCCCGGCAGGGGCTGGACGCCGCGCAGAAGCGCGCGCTGGCCGCGATGCACGCCCGGTTCGACGCCGAGGAGCCGCTTGCCGCCAAGCTGCACTGCTCGTACGTGGCCACCGGCGTGATCGGCGAGCAGGAGATCGGCCACCCGACCTGGGCGCACCGCTCGTGGTTCAGCCGCCCGGTGACCGCGGTGACCCGGCGCGAGCTGCTCACCGGCGACCGCTCGCTCTACGGGCCGCCGCCCGGCGCGCTGCTGCCGGCCGTGTCCGACGCGGAGCTGGCCGCCTTCGTCCGCGCCGACCTGCGGACGTTCTGGCTGCCCGCGACCCGACGACCGGTGCGCTGGCTCCAGGACGTGTGGGCGGACGCCGGACCGCTCACCGTCGCCCGCGCGACCGTCACGCTGCAGGACGGCCGCCTGATCACCAAGGGCGAGGCCCTGGACGTCCTGCTGCGGATCGGCGCGCCGCCGCGGCTGGTCGCCGACATCCGTGGCCGCCGCTACGGACGGCCGCTGCCGCTGTCCGCCGCGGGGCGCGTGCGCCGTGCCCAGACGGTCCGGACCTTCACGCGGTCGCGCATCCGGGCGGCCCTCGCGCTCGGCGAGGCGTAA